One part of the Saprospiraceae bacterium genome encodes these proteins:
- the yajC gene encoding preprotein translocase subunit YajC yields MSIIILYVILFGIMYVFFILPKSKQQKAQNLFITEVKKGDQVVTQSGIIGRITKIEDLVIELQIDSKTYVKVLKSTLSKEGTDAIKDKFQFEH; encoded by the coding sequence ATGAGTATAATTATTTTATATGTTATTCTTTTTGGAATTATGTATGTTTTTTTCATACTTCCAAAATCAAAACAACAGAAAGCACAAAATTTATTTATTACTGAAGTTAAAAAAGGAGATCAGGTTGTCACCCAATCTGGCATTATTGGGCGAATCACTAAAATTGAAGACTTAGTAATTGAACTCCAAATTGATTCAAAGACTTATGTTAAAGTATTGAAATCCACACTTTCCAAGGAAGGTACTGATGCAATTAAGGACAAATTTCAATTTGAGCATTAA
- a CDS encoding DUF1573 domain-containing protein has translation MISYKFVLISIIALFVACKPNAKLEPNSYDTLINNPASANNPEDSINIPKIYFKETNYNFGIATQGDTITHEYRFYNTGKATLLISNVSSSCGCAIPKIEKQKLEPGDSSILKVVFSTNDKVMYQEKEITIFANTFPASTKILLTGYVNQ, from the coding sequence ATGATTTCATATAAATTTGTACTGATTTCAATCATAGCTCTATTTGTTGCTTGCAAACCAAATGCTAAGCTTGAACCAAATTCATATGATACACTTATAAATAATCCTGCTTCTGCAAATAATCCTGAGGATTCCATCAATATTCCTAAGATATATTTCAAAGAAACCAATTACAATTTTGGTATAGCAACTCAAGGTGATACGATTACACATGAGTATCGTTTTTATAATACAGGAAAAGCAACCTTATTAATAAGTAATGTAAGCAGTTCCTGTGGATGTGCAATTCCTAAAATTGAAAAACAAAAACTAGAACCCGGAGATTCTTCAATCTTAAAAGTTGTATTTTCAACAAACGATAAGGTTATGTATCAAGAAAAAGAAATCACAATTTTTGCTAATACATTTCCAGCTTCAACAAAAATATTATTAACAGGTTATGTCAATCAATAA
- a CDS encoding DUF1573 domain-containing protein: MNVFRILLLIFTIFIAGCKNTTDSLPNSNQAKSNQDSNQIAKIYYKEYLYDFDTLNFGDSASHDFKFKNQGTTILRITKMDAQCICATPKALKMIIEPGDSSAIRVVYHSAVTPGYVEKEVYISTNTIPPMATLRITGFVKPFK, translated from the coding sequence ATGAATGTTTTTCGAATTCTTTTATTGATTTTTACAATTTTTATTGCAGGGTGTAAAAATACAACGGATTCTTTGCCAAATTCAAATCAAGCTAAAAGCAATCAGGATTCAAATCAAATAGCAAAAATATATTATAAAGAGTATTTATATGATTTTGACACCTTAAATTTTGGAGATAGTGCATCTCATGATTTTAAATTTAAAAATCAAGGTACCACTATCCTGCGAATCACAAAAATGGATGCGCAATGTATTTGCGCGACACCAAAAGCATTAAAAATGATTATAGAACCCGGTGACTCTTCTGCTATACGGGTTGTTTATCATTCAGCAGTAACTCCCGGCTATGTTGAAAAAGAAGTCTATATTAGTACAAATACAATTCCTCCAATGGCAACTTTAAGAATCACTGGATTTGTAAAACCATTTAAATAA
- the trxB gene encoding thioredoxin-disulfide reductase: MEQTIHHTIIIGSGPAGYTAAIYAARANMHPVLFTGSEPGGQLMITTEVENYPGYPDGVQGPKMMEDFQKQAQRFQTDIKFEIISKVDFTGPVHKIWSESGDMYQAHTIIISSGASAKWLGLESEKRLMNRGVSACAVCDGFFFRGMPVAVVGAGDTAAEEASYLAKLCPEVHLLVRKDSMRASKIMQERVLNNPKIIVHWNTETLEVLGNEDVESIKIVNNKTKEISEIQVKAFFVAIGHQPNSGPFMNWIDMDEQAYIKTIPGSTRTNRPGVFACGDVQDRNYRQAVTAAGTGCMAALDAERYLVSSGVL, from the coding sequence ATGGAACAAACTATTCACCATACAATTATAATTGGTTCAGGACCGGCAGGTTATACTGCAGCCATTTACGCTGCCAGAGCGAATATGCATCCAGTGCTTTTTACAGGAAGTGAGCCTGGCGGTCAATTGATGATAACAACAGAGGTGGAAAATTATCCGGGTTACCCTGATGGTGTCCAGGGACCTAAAATGATGGAGGATTTTCAAAAACAAGCGCAACGTTTTCAAACGGATATTAAGTTTGAAATTATTTCTAAAGTAGATTTCACAGGACCTGTTCATAAAATATGGTCTGAATCCGGGGATATGTATCAAGCGCATACAATCATCATTTCTTCTGGTGCAAGTGCAAAATGGCTTGGATTGGAATCTGAAAAAAGACTTATGAATAGAGGCGTTTCTGCTTGTGCGGTGTGTGATGGATTTTTTTTTCGTGGAATGCCCGTTGCCGTTGTAGGCGCTGGTGATACAGCAGCAGAAGAAGCTTCCTATTTAGCGAAGCTTTGTCCGGAAGTCCATCTTTTAGTAAGAAAGGATAGCATGAGAGCATCTAAAATAATGCAGGAACGTGTTTTAAATAATCCTAAAATTATTGTGCATTGGAATACAGAAACACTGGAAGTACTGGGAAACGAAGATGTTGAATCCATCAAAATAGTAAACAATAAAACCAAGGAAATTTCTGAAATTCAGGTTAAAGCATTTTTTGTTGCAATTGGCCATCAGCCAAATTCGGGTCCCTTTATGAATTGGATTGATATGGATGAACAAGCTTATATTAAAACAATACCCGGTAGCACACGAACAAATAGACCGGGTGTTTTTGCATGTGGAGATGTTCAGGATCGAAATTACAGACAAGCAGTGACTGCTGCGGGCACTGGCTGTATGGCTGCTTTAGATGCAGAACGGTATCTAGTGTCTTCAGGCGTTCTATAA
- a CDS encoding DNA primase — protein sequence MISQRSIEEVIETARIDDVVRDFVDLKQRGANMIGLCPFHKEKTPSFSVSPTKNIFKCFGCGKGGTPVQFMMEAEQLSFPEAIRQLAKKYQITLEETNQKESSVEDRKETESLHIVNQFALDFYKHNLWENQIGQSVALSYFKERGFLESTIKKFELGFAFDQQDSLLIAAQKEAYKLDYLQKLGLVTNHQKDFFRNRVIFPIHNLSGKPIAFAGRILGSDPKAPKYINSPETELYQKSKTLYGLHLAKKSIREKNQCILVEGYTDVMALHQVGIENAVASSGTSLTEEQVQSIKRITTNTTILYDGDPAGIKAAMRGIDLLILEGMDVKIVMIPDNEDPDGFIKKIGADAFEEFIKNDAKDFIFYKLSLHAKDAENDPLKKSVAAKDVIQTIAKVEDPIKRSIYLKQTASALQLDELSLIEACNKLLREEYRIRSFQEKRKALDRDQQILKDLNEGDTLVSHQQIISLTNDEFQEKDICRVLILWGKELYDTVENISCAEYIIENISDTIPFFDNELIKNIILDISEQLTLGKIPDSNYFITHSNKSIADLALEFTMSKFEYSQNWVDRYGIYLSTQKPPEENFRLDITNSILRFKLKKYNKAISEFEKKIKNHSLNDEDLELELKSHQHIVNERNYLASLLKTVVI from the coding sequence ATGATTAGTCAAAGGTCTATTGAAGAAGTTATTGAAACGGCACGTATTGACGATGTTGTTCGTGACTTTGTAGATCTTAAACAACGGGGTGCAAATATGATTGGTTTGTGCCCATTTCATAAAGAAAAAACGCCTTCATTTTCTGTCTCCCCTACTAAAAACATTTTTAAATGTTTTGGGTGTGGTAAAGGGGGTACCCCAGTTCAATTTATGATGGAAGCTGAACAATTGAGCTTTCCGGAAGCTATTCGGCAATTAGCTAAAAAATATCAAATCACTTTAGAAGAAACAAATCAAAAAGAATCATCGGTTGAAGATCGCAAAGAAACAGAAAGCCTTCATATAGTAAATCAATTTGCGCTCGATTTTTATAAACATAATTTATGGGAAAATCAGATAGGTCAATCGGTTGCACTATCCTACTTTAAAGAAAGAGGTTTTCTGGAAAGTACGATTAAAAAATTCGAACTCGGATTTGCATTTGACCAACAAGACAGTTTGTTAATTGCTGCACAAAAAGAAGCATATAAATTAGATTATTTACAAAAATTAGGATTAGTAACCAATCATCAAAAGGATTTTTTTAGAAATCGGGTAATTTTTCCAATTCATAATTTAAGTGGAAAACCAATTGCCTTTGCTGGCAGAATATTAGGTTCAGATCCAAAGGCACCTAAATATATTAATTCACCAGAGACTGAACTTTATCAAAAAAGCAAGACTCTTTATGGTTTGCATTTAGCGAAAAAATCAATTCGGGAAAAGAATCAATGTATTTTGGTAGAAGGCTATACAGATGTTATGGCTTTACATCAAGTTGGAATTGAAAATGCGGTGGCTTCTTCAGGCACTTCTTTAACGGAAGAACAAGTACAAAGCATCAAGCGGATTACTACAAATACCACCATATTATATGATGGTGATCCGGCTGGTATTAAGGCTGCAATGCGTGGAATTGATCTTCTGATTTTGGAAGGTATGGATGTTAAAATTGTTATGATTCCTGACAATGAAGATCCTGATGGTTTTATAAAAAAAATTGGTGCAGATGCATTTGAAGAATTTATAAAAAATGATGCAAAAGATTTCATTTTCTATAAACTGAGTTTACATGCAAAAGATGCAGAAAATGATCCATTGAAAAAATCGGTTGCAGCCAAAGATGTCATACAAACCATTGCAAAAGTTGAGGATCCAATCAAACGATCTATTTATTTAAAACAAACTGCTTCAGCACTCCAATTAGATGAATTAAGCTTAATTGAAGCTTGTAATAAGCTCCTGCGTGAAGAATATAGAATTCGTTCCTTTCAGGAAAAAAGAAAGGCTTTAGATCGGGATCAACAAATCTTAAAAGATTTAAATGAAGGAGACACCCTGGTAAGTCATCAGCAAATTATTAGTTTAACGAATGATGAATTTCAAGAGAAAGATATTTGTAGAGTTTTAATATTATGGGGAAAGGAATTGTATGATACGGTTGAAAATATTTCTTGTGCTGAATATATTATCGAAAATATTTCAGATACGATTCCATTTTTTGACAATGAACTTATTAAAAATATTATTCTTGATATTTCAGAACAATTGACCCTGGGCAAAATACCGGATTCCAATTATTTTATAACACATTCAAATAAAAGTATTGCAGATTTAGCTTTAGAATTTACAATGTCCAAATTTGAATATAGTCAAAATTGGGTTGATCGGTATGGAATTTATCTAAGCACACAAAAACCACCTGAGGAAAATTTTAGACTCGATATTACAAATTCTATCTTGAGGTTTAAATTAAAGAAATACAATAAAGCAATTTCTGAATTTGAGAAAAAAATTAAAAACCATAGTTTGAATGATGAAGACCTGGAATTAGAACTAAAGTCTCATCAACATATTGTAAACGAACGGAATTATTTAGCAAGCTTATTAAAAACGGTTGTCATTTAA
- the dapB gene encoding 4-hydroxy-tetrahydrodipicolinate reductase has translation MKVCLIGYGKMGEAIEKELLERSHQICGRITGSNRESLPDYLKEADLAIEFTSPDAAIANIIQCFKQGVPVICGTTGWNKNWDEVEKQAKELNGSLIYASNFSVGVQIFFALNRKLASMMSNQNEFTCSLKEIHHTHKKDAPSGTALSLALDIIENHTAYDQWSLADPLIEKTLHINSERKDPVVGTHIVSYTSNIDQIEIKHEAFSRRGFALGAVIAAEWLYGKQGIFTMKDVLNLED, from the coding sequence ATGAAGGTGTGTTTGATTGGTTATGGAAAGATGGGGGAAGCTATTGAGAAAGAACTTTTAGAAAGATCTCACCAAATTTGTGGAAGGATTACAGGATCCAACAGGGAATCTTTACCAGATTATTTAAAAGAAGCTGATCTAGCGATTGAATTTACGAGTCCGGATGCTGCAATTGCTAATATAATTCAATGTTTTAAACAAGGAGTGCCAGTTATTTGTGGCACCACAGGTTGGAATAAGAATTGGGATGAAGTTGAAAAACAAGCTAAAGAATTGAACGGATCCCTTATTTATGCTTCTAATTTTAGCGTCGGAGTACAAATATTTTTTGCATTAAATCGAAAATTAGCTTCGATGATGTCCAATCAAAATGAATTTACCTGTAGTTTAAAAGAAATTCATCACACCCACAAAAAAGATGCACCAAGCGGCACAGCCCTGAGTTTAGCTTTGGATATCATTGAAAATCATACGGCTTATGATCAATGGTCACTTGCGGATCCTTTAATTGAAAAAACCCTGCATATTAATTCAGAGCGAAAAGATCCAGTAGTTGGGACACACATCGTAAGCTATACTTCAAATATTGATCAAATTGAGATTAAACACGAAGCTTTTAGTCGGCGAGGTTTCGCATTAGGAGCTGTAATAGCTGCAGAATGGCTTTATGGAAAACAAGGAATTTTTACGATGAAAGATGTGTTAAATTTAGAGGATTAA
- a CDS encoding acetyl-CoA carboxylase carboxyltransferase subunit beta, producing the protein MGWFKRLKEGISTKTKGKKETPDGIWFKCPECSEMLTTKQLKESIYKCPKCNYHTRISSDKYFDLIYDDDYVLLFENLISTDFLHFKDLQSYQKRLDDARANSEHKDSITVAIGTIGNRELVTAAMDFTFIGGSMGSVMGEKISRAIDVCIERKAPLLIISKSGGARMMESAFSLMQMAKTSAKLTQLAKHKIPYFSFLTDPTTGGVTASFAMLGDINFSEPNALIGFAGPRVVKETIKRDLPEGFQRSEFLLENGFLDFIIDRKDLKATLSDLIEMLQPIEV; encoded by the coding sequence ATGGGTTGGTTTAAACGACTCAAGGAAGGTATTTCAACAAAAACGAAAGGAAAGAAGGAAACTCCAGATGGTATTTGGTTTAAATGCCCTGAATGTTCTGAAATGCTTACTACGAAGCAATTAAAAGAGTCTATTTATAAATGTCCGAAATGTAATTATCATACAAGAATAAGTTCAGATAAGTATTTTGACCTTATTTATGATGATGATTATGTTTTGTTATTTGAAAATCTGATTTCTACAGATTTTTTGCATTTTAAGGACCTTCAATCGTACCAAAAAAGATTAGATGATGCTCGTGCTAATTCGGAACATAAGGATTCTATAACCGTTGCAATTGGTACTATTGGAAACCGTGAATTAGTCACTGCAGCGATGGATTTTACCTTCATAGGTGGTTCAATGGGCTCCGTTATGGGTGAAAAAATTAGTCGGGCCATCGATGTTTGTATTGAGCGTAAAGCACCTCTTTTGATAATTTCAAAATCTGGTGGTGCAAGAATGATGGAGTCGGCATTTTCATTAATGCAAATGGCAAAGACTTCCGCTAAATTGACACAATTAGCAAAACATAAAATTCCTTATTTTTCATTTCTTACGGATCCTACCACAGGTGGAGTTACAGCATCCTTTGCCATGTTAGGAGACATTAATTTTTCAGAACCTAATGCGTTAATAGGTTTTGCTGGTCCCAGGGTTGTAAAAGAAACTATTAAAAGAGATTTGCCAGAAGGATTTCAACGTTCTGAGTTTTTATTAGAGAATGGCTTTCTGGATTTTATTATTGACCGCAAAGATTTAAAAGCAACGCTTTCTGATTTAATTGAAATGTTGCAACCAATCGAAGTTTGA
- the bshC gene encoding bacillithiol biosynthesis cysteine-adding enzyme BshC, translating to MQTVHFDIEYLEPNSSIGFGPLDLSYWKTPKEFSPLLSAVPLISNIEKQIENRKDFKFRNKITEILLKQYAGINHSTKVIEQIEKLKLKNTFTVICAHQPCLLGGPLFWVYKIASTIKLAKILQLKYPEYNFIPIYYAGNEDHDFDEINHLNLFQHKIVWQEQPGIATGRLGLGQYHSVLDQVENLFQRNEFATQFFNKNKAWLNICSNYADYYRLFVDALFGSEGLVYFNPDDEDAKALFSGIIEKEIRERFIYENAIKSSLFFESLKFPLQVNPRTLNLFYHHPSGRKRIAIEAGYFHLIDTDIKWTESEILNELKQNPINFSPNVLMRPLYQEFLFPNVAFVGGGGEIAYWMQLKNCFQEVDIPYPLLFRRLSAFHFDQSLLSKIAKTIYKPIDFLLPINELEVGFIKLQKDSHTLNEEDLSNTKLLLEKIKISCSNLDSSTKISIEAELQKIYKSLEHIETKHTKSIKQKHEQEIQSIRKIKEVLFPDNSIQERHFNFLSYYLNFGQKYLDMLMDTYQPDLAQFAIIKEIK from the coding sequence ATGCAAACAGTTCATTTTGATATAGAATACCTAGAACCAAATAGTTCTATTGGATTTGGTCCCCTGGATCTGAGCTATTGGAAAACTCCAAAGGAATTTTCGCCCCTATTATCAGCTGTACCTTTAATAAGCAATATTGAAAAGCAAATTGAAAATAGAAAGGATTTTAAATTTAGAAATAAAATTACAGAAATACTGCTTAAACAATATGCTGGAATAAATCACAGTACGAAAGTTATTGAACAGATTGAAAAACTCAAACTTAAGAATACTTTTACCGTAATTTGTGCACATCAGCCCTGTCTTCTGGGTGGTCCCTTATTCTGGGTCTACAAAATAGCTTCTACTATAAAACTTGCTAAAATTCTTCAGTTAAAGTATCCTGAGTATAATTTTATTCCAATTTATTACGCTGGAAATGAAGATCATGACTTTGATGAAATCAATCACCTTAATTTATTTCAACATAAAATTGTATGGCAAGAACAGCCAGGGATTGCAACCGGACGTTTGGGTTTAGGTCAATATCATTCCGTTTTAGATCAAGTTGAAAATCTATTTCAAAGAAATGAATTTGCAACACAATTTTTTAATAAAAATAAAGCATGGCTTAACATTTGTTCAAACTATGCAGATTATTACAGATTATTTGTCGATGCATTATTTGGAAGTGAAGGCTTGGTTTATTTTAACCCTGATGACGAAGATGCTAAAGCACTATTTTCTGGCATCATTGAAAAAGAAATACGCGAACGATTTATTTATGAGAATGCAATTAAAAGCAGTTTATTCTTTGAATCCTTAAAATTCCCACTCCAGGTAAATCCAAGAACTCTAAATTTATTTTACCACCATCCAAGCGGAAGAAAACGCATAGCCATTGAAGCTGGATATTTTCATTTAATAGATACAGATATAAAATGGACTGAATCTGAAATTTTAAATGAACTAAAACAGAATCCTATAAATTTTAGTCCAAATGTATTAATGAGACCTTTATATCAGGAATTCCTATTTCCGAATGTGGCATTTGTAGGAGGAGGAGGCGAAATAGCTTATTGGATGCAATTAAAAAACTGTTTCCAGGAAGTCGATATTCCGTATCCGCTTTTATTCAGAAGGCTTTCTGCATTTCACTTTGATCAATCTCTTTTATCTAAAATAGCGAAAACAATTTATAAACCAATAGACTTTTTATTGCCCATCAATGAATTAGAAGTTGGATTTATAAAACTACAAAAAGACTCCCATACACTAAACGAAGAAGATCTATCCAATACGAAATTATTACTCGAAAAAATCAAAATTAGTTGTTCAAATTTAGACAGCTCAACAAAAATTAGTATAGAAGCTGAACTGCAAAAAATTTACAAATCACTGGAACATATTGAAACGAAGCATACTAAGTCTATAAAGCAAAAACACGAGCAAGAAATTCAAAGTATACGCAAAATAAAGGAGGTTCTTTTTCCGGATAATAGCATCCAGGAGCGGCATTTTAATTTTTTAAGTTATTATTTAAACTTTGGCCAGAAATATTTAGATATGTTAATGGATACTTACCAACCAGACCTGGCTCAGTTTGCGATCATAAAAGAAATAAAATAA
- a CDS encoding ABC transporter permease, whose product MRFIIIKLGIILISVFSVISLISLIIYLAPIDPARIQFGQRADPKSIEIMRAKLFLDKSYGEQIYRYFEDLSPFQIIHRNNYRLEDYSYLQLGSFSNQMIILKYPYLRRSYISGEKVSDLIVGALFSTLALGFCAMLISIVLGLFLGITAAIHFGSWLDQSITAITTVFYAIPSYISAILFAVIFGYYFGSFTGLPVQGSLNALDDYGNEFYDFRRIILPSLALGIRPVAMICQMTRASLLEIYSQDYVRTAVSMGLKEGRVLHKHIFPNALNPIITTISGWFASLLTGAFFVEYVFNYRGLGDLTIQALNQFDLPVVLASCVVTVSLFILVNSLADILYTWIDPRVKI is encoded by the coding sequence ATGCGTTTTATTATTATTAAATTAGGTATAATTCTGATCTCAGTCTTTTCAGTGATCAGTCTTATTAGTTTGATAATCTATTTAGCACCTATTGACCCTGCAAGAATTCAGTTTGGCCAACGAGCGGACCCAAAATCAATTGAAATAATGCGAGCTAAGTTGTTCTTGGATAAATCTTATGGTGAACAAATTTATCGATACTTTGAGGATTTGAGTCCTTTCCAAATAATTCATAGGAATAATTATCGGCTTGAAGATTATTCCTATTTGCAATTAGGATCTTTTAGTAACCAGATGATCATACTTAAATATCCATACTTAAGAAGATCCTACATTAGTGGTGAAAAAGTTTCTGATTTAATTGTTGGAGCTTTATTCTCAACCTTAGCACTCGGGTTTTGTGCCATGTTAATTTCTATTGTGCTTGGTTTGTTTTTAGGAATTACCGCTGCTATTCATTTTGGGAGTTGGTTAGATCAGAGTATTACAGCGATTACAACAGTATTTTATGCAATTCCAAGTTATATTTCTGCAATTTTATTTGCGGTTATTTTCGGTTATTATTTTGGTTCGTTTACAGGATTGCCAGTGCAGGGCTCATTAAATGCATTAGACGATTATGGGAATGAGTTTTATGATTTTCGGCGAATCATACTTCCGTCACTTGCATTAGGAATCCGACCAGTTGCGATGATTTGTCAGATGACCCGAGCATCGTTATTAGAAATTTATTCCCAAGATTATGTGAGAACAGCAGTATCCATGGGACTTAAAGAGGGTAGAGTATTACACAAACATATATTTCCAAATGCATTAAACCCAATAATAACAACAATCAGTGGTTGGTTTGCATCTTTATTGACGGGAGCATTTTTTGTAGAATATGTTTTTAATTATCGCGGTTTAGGGGACTTAACAATTCAAGCTTTGAATCAATTTGACCTGCCTGTTGTATTGGCTTCTTGTGTTGTTACTGTAAGTTTATTTATATTGGTAAACAGTTTAGCAGATATCTTATATACCTGGATAGATCCTCGTGTTAAAATTTAA
- a CDS encoding PorT family protein — MLKYLYFIAFFICSNAAQSQINLIISGGLHSVDVSADDFLITNQSSLDSFKLSFEDASYGYHFGAGIRINFGNFYIQPEVLFNSNKANFKFNDFSIPQLVDSVRTEKYQYLDIPVILGLKFGILRLFAGPVAHIFINNSSELTNISGYKDKFNTASFGYQAGIGFDISFIGIDIRHEGNFSKYGDHINFFGKKYNFDKSASRLIGTLSIKF, encoded by the coding sequence GTGCTCAAATATTTGTATTTTATAGCTTTCTTTATATGCAGTAACGCTGCGCAATCTCAAATAAACTTAATTATTTCAGGTGGGCTCCATAGTGTTGATGTTAGTGCTGATGATTTTCTAATAACAAATCAAAGTTCTTTGGATTCCTTTAAACTATCTTTTGAAGATGCATCCTATGGTTATCACTTTGGTGCTGGAATCCGGATTAATTTTGGAAATTTTTATATCCAACCTGAAGTACTTTTTAATTCCAATAAGGCAAATTTTAAATTCAATGATTTTTCTATTCCCCAATTAGTTGATTCCGTTCGAACAGAAAAATATCAATACCTTGATATACCCGTAATTTTAGGATTAAAGTTTGGAATACTCAGACTCTTTGCAGGACCAGTTGCACATATTTTTATAAATAATTCTTCTGAATTAACAAATATTTCTGGATACAAAGATAAATTCAATACTGCTTCTTTTGGATATCAGGCAGGTATAGGATTTGATATTTCATTCATTGGTATTGACATTCGTCATGAAGGTAATTTTAGCAAATACGGAGATCATATTAACTTTTTTGGAAAAAAATACAATTTCGATAAATCTGCTTCCCGGCTTATTGGAACCTTAAGTATTAAATTTTAA
- a CDS encoding YihA family ribosome biogenesis GTP-binding protein, with the protein MDAQIQHVEFIGSFPKFKDLPESKFPEFCFWGRSNVGKSSLINYLCNRKEIAKVSSTPGKTQAFNQYLINNSWIMMDLPGYGYARISKDKKELWAQEIKRYLNGRQNLCLLFLLVDSSIEPQKIDIETINDLGEKNIPFYILFTKTDKSTKRKLSINKQKFENEVSQFWETLPPMFETSAEKAFGRDVVVSAINAILKSI; encoded by the coding sequence ATGGACGCTCAAATACAACATGTTGAATTTATCGGTTCCTTTCCAAAATTTAAAGATTTACCGGAGTCTAAATTTCCTGAATTTTGTTTTTGGGGTCGCTCCAATGTAGGAAAGAGTAGTCTTATAAACTATTTATGTAATAGAAAAGAAATTGCAAAAGTCTCCTCAACGCCTGGTAAAACACAAGCGTTTAACCAGTATCTGATTAATAATTCTTGGATTATGATGGATCTACCAGGGTATGGTTATGCCCGTATTTCCAAAGATAAAAAGGAACTCTGGGCGCAAGAAATAAAACGGTATTTAAACGGAAGGCAAAATTTATGCTTGTTATTTTTATTAGTAGATTCTTCTATTGAGCCGCAAAAAATTGATATTGAAACAATCAATGATTTAGGCGAGAAGAATATTCCATTCTATATTTTATTTACCAAAACAGACAAATCAACAAAACGAAAACTAAGTATTAATAAGCAGAAGTTTGAAAATGAAGTATCTCAATTTTGGGAAACATTACCACCAATGTTTGAAACCAGTGCAGAAAAAGCATTCGGACGAGATGTTGTGGTATCAGCTATCAATGCAATTCTCAAATCAATTTAA